One window from the genome of [Mycobacterium] stephanolepidis encodes:
- a CDS encoding flavin-containing monooxygenase: protein MSAPSPEFDVAIIGAGPGGIAAGVKLLQAGIGNIVLLERADDVGGSWHENHYPGLGVDVPSFAYQYSFARNSQWSRLFPKGDEVKQYHVDVAKRFGVHERVRFNTNVEREEWDDAGFWNLLTSDGSVITARFVISAVGAFVRPKADVGIAGADSFDGKVQRPTAWDHSYDMAGRRVGIIGTGASAVQIIPTIAPQVSHLSVFQRTPVWSLPKPDLEIGPILRPLYAAPGVQPALNGAVLVLADLLLRTLSRAPFRWSRPAMNRFDAASIAAYRRYIRWVVKDPSTAEKLAPDFGPLAKRPTISNGYLQAYNRDNVSLITEPIERITAAGVQTRDGAEHRFDVLVLATGYEVFSDPETYLPGTIVGSNGFDLAKYYAEQGLQAYESVAVHGLPNRWTLCGPYSWTGSGWHAFMEMTSDHAVRAITETNRRGAIRCEVRREIADTYHRTVRQRSEAIRYYLAELNGHIPTYYRNSQGDSTYLRPAGFFEARRSTRKFPLDDYAYEKQPAEVLA from the coding sequence ATGAGCGCACCATCACCGGAATTCGATGTCGCGATCATCGGTGCCGGCCCCGGCGGCATCGCAGCCGGAGTCAAGCTACTGCAGGCCGGTATCGGCAACATCGTGCTGCTGGAACGGGCCGATGACGTTGGCGGTAGCTGGCATGAGAACCACTATCCGGGCCTGGGGGTGGACGTTCCGTCCTTCGCCTACCAGTACTCCTTCGCACGAAACTCTCAGTGGAGCAGACTTTTTCCCAAGGGCGACGAGGTCAAGCAGTATCACGTCGACGTGGCCAAACGCTTCGGTGTCCACGAACGTGTCCGCTTCAACACCAACGTCGAACGGGAAGAGTGGGACGACGCCGGATTCTGGAACCTGCTCACCAGCGACGGTTCGGTCATCACCGCACGCTTCGTGATCAGCGCGGTCGGCGCCTTCGTCCGCCCCAAGGCCGATGTCGGCATCGCCGGAGCGGACTCATTCGACGGCAAGGTGCAACGGCCTACGGCCTGGGACCACTCGTACGACATGGCGGGAAGACGTGTCGGCATCATCGGCACCGGAGCCAGTGCGGTGCAGATCATTCCGACGATCGCGCCGCAGGTATCGCATCTCAGCGTCTTTCAACGCACACCCGTGTGGTCGCTACCCAAGCCGGACCTTGAAATCGGTCCCATCCTGCGCCCCCTATACGCGGCGCCCGGCGTGCAGCCAGCACTCAATGGCGCCGTCCTGGTACTGGCCGACCTACTACTGCGCACCCTGAGCAGAGCACCGTTCCGATGGTCACGGCCCGCGATGAACAGGTTCGATGCGGCATCTATTGCCGCATACCGGCGCTACATCCGTTGGGTGGTGAAAGATCCGTCTACGGCCGAGAAACTAGCTCCCGACTTCGGCCCGCTTGCCAAGCGCCCGACCATATCCAACGGCTATCTGCAGGCGTACAACCGTGACAACGTCTCGCTGATCACCGAGCCGATCGAGAGAATTACCGCGGCCGGCGTCCAGACACGCGATGGCGCCGAACACCGATTCGACGTACTGGTGCTGGCCACGGGATACGAAGTGTTCTCCGATCCGGAGACCTATCTTCCCGGAACCATTGTGGGCAGCAATGGATTCGACTTGGCCAAATACTATGCCGAGCAAGGACTGCAGGCCTACGAAAGTGTTGCGGTGCACGGTCTTCCAAATCGATGGACGTTGTGCGGACCGTATTCGTGGACGGGCTCGGGTTGGCATGCCTTCATGGAGATGACATCGGATCACGCCGTACGTGCGATCACCGAGACCAACCGGCGCGGTGCGATTCGCTGTGAAGTACGCAGGGAGATCGCCGACACCTACCATCGGACGGTGCGACAACGGTCCGAAGCCATCCGGTACTACCTTGCAGAACTGAACGGGCATATTCCGACCTACTACCGGAACTCACAGGGCGACAGCACGTACCTGCGGCCAGCGGGCTTCTTCGAGGCACGCCGCAGCACACGCAAGTTCCCGCTCGACGACTACGCCTACGAGAAGCAGCCCGCGGAGGTGCTCGCATGA
- a CDS encoding MspA family porin: protein MFKTLATVTAACVLAGGAPLASAEPGPSPLPLPAGMENPPRPAEGEAGPPLDNGVVASEPPATVTTPDGWVLALAAEEETQLPIPPLTTATSSREYLAGGTFIATVKGGGSTKLKGGTVEAGYQIGCGIALSGVRLTGSIGLSSSIGQSGLGNISMPLVGNIEVRPKPGEVINVSVTKKKFKGTQSRITLKDVHIKIDGCIGQSFLRSYAVLTSTTSGTEDIIAYYGVTKTV from the coding sequence ATGTTTAAGACACTTGCCACCGTGACAGCCGCGTGCGTACTCGCAGGAGGGGCACCGTTGGCTTCGGCTGAGCCCGGCCCCTCCCCGCTTCCCTTGCCCGCCGGGATGGAGAACCCGCCGCGGCCCGCTGAAGGTGAGGCTGGCCCGCCGCTGGACAACGGTGTCGTCGCTTCCGAACCACCGGCGACCGTCACAACCCCGGATGGCTGGGTGTTGGCACTCGCGGCAGAGGAAGAGACCCAGCTGCCGATTCCGCCGCTCACCACGGCGACCTCTTCCCGCGAATACTTGGCCGGAGGCACGTTCATTGCCACCGTGAAAGGTGGTGGCAGCACCAAACTCAAAGGCGGAACGGTCGAGGCGGGCTACCAGATTGGCTGCGGTATCGCCTTGAGTGGAGTTCGCCTGACGGGAAGCATCGGCCTGTCTTCGTCGATCGGCCAGTCCGGGCTCGGCAACATCAGCATGCCCCTCGTGGGAAACATCGAGGTGAGGCCCAAACCCGGTGAGGTCATCAATGTCTCTGTCACCAAGAAGAAGTTCAAGGGCACGCAATCGCGCATCACGCTCAAGGACGTTCACATCAAGATCGACGGATGTATCGGGCAGTCGTTCTTGCGGTCCTATGCGGTGCTCACCAGCACGACCTCAGGAACCGAGGACATCATCGCCTACTACGGCGTCACCAAGACGGTCTGA
- a CDS encoding TetR/AcrR family transcriptional regulator: MSMPRALTREELQAQTRELVLTAAETVFLQRGFHATTVAQIAAEAGRTQGSIYSNFESKDALCQQLLRIHYEGWLAQVALAVMTSEGTSAKLGVVEAKWRVLSGETDWIGLTTEYLLAARHSPEQSELIRQTVSGLQDGVKAVLLGQLQSEGVDVDEGVLLDDAVAAIIATGMGLVVNHTMGLVGLDQSTSVFMQTLETWRDRLSSSP; this comes from the coding sequence GTGTCGATGCCGAGGGCGCTGACACGTGAGGAGCTCCAGGCGCAGACCCGCGAGCTCGTGCTCACCGCCGCCGAGACGGTCTTTCTACAACGGGGATTTCACGCGACGACGGTCGCGCAGATAGCGGCCGAGGCAGGACGCACCCAGGGGTCGATCTACAGCAACTTCGAAAGCAAAGACGCGTTATGTCAGCAACTCCTGCGCATTCATTACGAAGGATGGCTGGCACAGGTCGCGTTGGCGGTAATGACCTCCGAGGGGACGTCGGCCAAACTCGGAGTCGTCGAGGCGAAGTGGCGAGTTCTCAGTGGTGAGACCGATTGGATCGGCCTCACCACGGAGTATCTCCTGGCCGCCCGGCATAGTCCCGAACAATCAGAGCTCATCCGTCAGACGGTGTCGGGTCTGCAGGACGGGGTGAAAGCGGTACTTCTGGGACAGCTGCAGAGCGAAGGCGTCGATGTAGACGAGGGCGTCCTGCTCGACGACGCGGTGGCGGCGATCATCGCGACGGGCATGGGGTTGGTCGTCAACCACACCATGGGCCTGGTCGGTCTCGATCAGTCGACCAGCGTGTTCATGCAGACCCTGGAGACGTGGCGAGATCGACTGAGTTCTTCTCCCTAA
- a CDS encoding TetR/AcrR family transcriptional regulator, which produces MSGQRQRISRAESQQRTREDLLDAAEELFLANGLGGTTVTKIADAAGRTVGAIYSNFSSKENLCAEVLLRCYMRTFSEVAGKLLQSASSVEDQVAQLAQWSAALSGDEGLVALAAEYALAIHKDQTQLAVSQGHIAMGRGLLGAVLSNALPDTVPDDERDAALTAILATATGLALGRTLGTIDNQQYVALLTRTLQLWIADLRLSSNASS; this is translated from the coding sequence ATGTCCGGGCAGCGACAACGGATCAGCCGCGCCGAGTCTCAGCAACGTACCCGCGAAGATCTCCTCGATGCGGCCGAGGAATTGTTCCTCGCCAACGGACTGGGCGGCACCACCGTCACCAAGATCGCCGATGCCGCCGGCCGGACCGTCGGGGCGATCTATTCGAACTTCTCCAGCAAGGAGAACCTCTGCGCCGAGGTGCTGCTGCGCTGCTACATGAGGACCTTCTCCGAGGTCGCGGGCAAGCTCCTTCAGTCCGCCTCCTCCGTCGAGGATCAGGTCGCTCAGCTCGCACAGTGGTCCGCGGCGCTCAGCGGCGATGAGGGCCTGGTAGCGCTGGCCGCCGAGTACGCACTGGCCATTCACAAGGATCAGACGCAGCTGGCGGTCTCGCAGGGCCACATCGCCATGGGACGCGGTCTGCTGGGCGCGGTGCTCTCGAACGCTCTTCCCGACACCGTGCCCGATGACGAACGTGACGCCGCGCTCACCGCGATCCTCGCGACCGCCACGGGATTGGCGCTGGGGCGCACACTGGGCACCATCGACAACCAGCAGTACGTCGCACTACTGACCCGCACGCTGCAGCTGTGGATTGCCGACCTACGGCTCTCTTCTAACGCCTCCAGCTAA
- a CDS encoding MspA family porin, with amino-acid sequence MLKSLVVLTIAGVLGATAPVALADPLGGEPLPDRAAADSVAAPAADNGAVASAEPGILRTREGWVLAIAAKDEAQLPVAPLTTALSSREYLVGGTFLGAIQGSGTTKLTDGILEAGYQIGCGISAAEVDLRFGGGITPQISPAGVPSIGGNVFGQVRPTLKPGTATIIPVTKMAFEGDSARVTITAFRIKIDSCVGQSFIRSYAILTSSTEDTQDVVTYMGVTKAV; translated from the coding sequence ATGCTGAAAAGTCTTGTCGTCCTGACAATCGCGGGCGTGCTCGGCGCGACCGCACCGGTGGCCCTGGCTGATCCGCTGGGCGGTGAACCATTGCCGGATCGGGCTGCTGCTGATTCCGTAGCCGCCCCGGCTGCAGACAACGGTGCCGTGGCCTCGGCAGAGCCGGGCATCCTGCGCACGCGGGAGGGTTGGGTTCTGGCCATAGCGGCCAAGGACGAGGCCCAATTGCCCGTCGCGCCGTTGACTACGGCCCTGTCCTCTCGCGAGTACTTGGTCGGCGGAACGTTCCTTGGAGCCATCCAAGGGTCCGGCACCACGAAACTGACCGATGGAATCCTTGAAGCTGGATACCAAATCGGTTGTGGCATAAGCGCTGCCGAGGTCGACTTGAGATTCGGTGGCGGCATCACACCGCAGATCAGTCCCGCGGGTGTGCCCAGTATCGGAGGTAACGTTTTCGGGCAGGTCCGCCCCACTCTCAAGCCGGGTACCGCCACCATCATTCCGGTCACCAAGATGGCGTTCGAGGGGGACAGTGCGCGCGTCACCATTACGGCGTTCCGCATCAAGATCGACAGCTGTGTGGGCCAGTCCTTCATCCGCTCCTATGCGATCTTGACCAGCTCGACCGAGGACACGCAGGACGTAGTCACCTACATGGGTGTGACCAAAGCCGTCTGA
- a CDS encoding oxygenase MpaB family protein, which produces MGSLRDDPRYAGTVEERRRRDRRYDFLLKLHGKNGKKALQIAEAPRRDDGYFGLDSLSFKVYENVMIAGMGALSGLFISTIDPDGAYGVGQHTTYYYDTVGRIRRSLLFFAGAVAGDTDAAVRVGRDLFRKHSHVNGDVPSTGEAYRANHVETLKFTYVVGWPHLWRAYKRFGDPNATYEDECVFYKEQVRVCELMGMPAGELPDTPEAVEAWVRDAEKNIMAVTRPAQELYDFMLHNPWTPLYPNAIMGAGIKLAIWAAIPLLTPYVREICDLETMRIRPAIGTFAIKGAVRALRNPIVEKLILPWFGYEMWGYMHNAIRHAPDTGPVPFDHEVGLKLQQGKGGTLEASACPMHALATAPSAEALV; this is translated from the coding sequence ATGGGCAGCCTGCGAGACGACCCGAGATACGCGGGAACTGTAGAGGAACGCCGCAGGCGTGACCGGCGGTACGACTTCCTGTTGAAGCTGCACGGGAAAAACGGCAAGAAGGCGTTACAGATCGCCGAAGCGCCGCGCCGGGACGACGGCTACTTCGGGCTCGACTCGCTCAGCTTCAAGGTCTACGAAAACGTCATGATCGCCGGGATGGGCGCGCTGTCAGGGTTGTTCATCTCCACCATCGACCCCGATGGCGCCTACGGCGTCGGCCAGCACACGACGTACTACTACGACACGGTGGGCAGGATTCGCCGGAGTCTGTTGTTCTTCGCCGGGGCAGTCGCGGGAGACACCGACGCAGCGGTCAGGGTCGGGCGGGATCTTTTCCGTAAGCACTCGCACGTCAATGGCGACGTGCCGTCGACCGGCGAGGCGTATCGCGCGAATCATGTTGAAACGCTGAAGTTCACGTATGTGGTCGGATGGCCGCATCTGTGGCGTGCGTACAAGAGGTTTGGCGACCCGAATGCGACGTATGAGGACGAGTGCGTTTTCTACAAGGAGCAGGTGCGCGTGTGCGAGTTGATGGGCATGCCGGCGGGCGAGCTTCCCGATACGCCGGAGGCCGTCGAGGCCTGGGTGAGGGATGCGGAGAAGAACATCATGGCGGTTACCCGGCCGGCCCAGGAACTGTATGACTTCATGCTGCACAATCCGTGGACGCCGTTGTACCCCAACGCGATTATGGGTGCGGGCATTAAACTCGCGATCTGGGCGGCGATCCCGTTGCTCACGCCGTATGTCCGGGAGATCTGCGATCTGGAGACCATGCGGATCCGGCCCGCCATCGGCACATTCGCGATCAAGGGTGCTGTGCGTGCACTGCGTAATCCGATTGTCGAAAAGCTGATTCTTCCCTGGTTCGGATACGAGATGTGGGGATACATGCACAACGCGATCCGGCATGCACCGGACACCGGGCCGGTGCCCTTCGATCATGAAGTGGGCCTGAAACTGCAGCAGGGCAAGGGTGGAACGCTCGAGGCCAGTGCATGCCCGATGCATGCTCTGGCAACGGCACCGTCGGCAGAGGCACTGGTATGA
- a CDS encoding SDR family NAD(P)-dependent oxidoreductase, producing the protein MSVAVVTGAGSGIGRATAERFGRKGWTVVVSDINETTGAETVDRIVRDGGNAVFRRLDVADLADWELFTDWVCEHHGLPDLLVNNAGILIAGGFLEQTGADWRRMISINMMSPLVGSRLFVQRMVEAGARGHIANICSVGAFMPTSLAPSYVVAKQGAWFGTQALRAEFGRRGIGVSAICPGLIDTNLSANGTRSGVDNPTGTTWTDKLSRGQHFLGRSPDHVAAAIERGMRWNLSTVPVGLEAWFGWYLYRLSPGLSRGLMGLARMSLAERVVDLGARTLTTLGIGAGR; encoded by the coding sequence ATGTCTGTAGCCGTCGTAACCGGGGCGGGCAGCGGCATCGGACGCGCGACCGCCGAGCGTTTCGGCCGTAAAGGTTGGACCGTCGTGGTATCCGATATCAACGAGACGACAGGCGCCGAGACCGTTGACCGCATCGTGCGCGATGGTGGGAACGCCGTCTTCCGCCGCCTCGATGTCGCCGATCTGGCGGATTGGGAGCTGTTCACCGATTGGGTATGCGAGCACCATGGCCTGCCGGACCTGCTCGTGAACAACGCGGGAATCCTCATTGCCGGTGGCTTCCTGGAGCAGACCGGCGCGGACTGGCGGCGGATGATCTCGATCAACATGATGAGCCCGCTGGTCGGATCGCGATTGTTTGTGCAGCGCATGGTCGAGGCCGGCGCACGAGGTCACATCGCCAACATCTGCTCGGTTGGGGCGTTCATGCCGACTTCCCTGGCGCCGTCGTATGTCGTTGCGAAGCAAGGAGCTTGGTTTGGCACACAGGCACTACGCGCTGAATTCGGGCGGCGCGGAATCGGTGTCAGCGCGATCTGTCCCGGCTTGATCGACACAAACCTGTCCGCGAACGGCACCCGCAGTGGTGTGGACAACCCCACGGGTACAACGTGGACGGACAAACTGAGCCGGGGGCAGCACTTCCTCGGACGCTCCCCCGATCATGTGGCCGCCGCGATCGAGCGGGGCATGCGGTGGAATCTGTCCACGGTACCGGTCGGACTGGAAGCCTGGTTCGGCTGGTACCTGTACCGACTCTCCCCGGGCTTGTCCCGTGGGCTCATGGGCTTGGCGCGGATGTCGCTGGCCGAACGTGTCGTGGATCTGGGCGCGCGCACCCTGACCACCTTGGGGATCGGAGCAGGCCGATGA
- a CDS encoding alpha/beta hydrolase, translated as MNDSVPIAAPGGTVSVEMAGSGSALQRFSHAVARALLRAPLELLAKLTIRFPSLRTRGFRAVNFVEMAAYPLRPRRGTARRIVTFPRFRAEWLWHKDLSDPENPVEGAVLYFHGGAFILGGLHSHRRMTARLARTAGTRLLAVDYRQLPLAHITESVADAVTAYRYLLDQGYTADKIVFAGDSAGGGLAFSAALAARDLGLPVPGGIAAISPWADLDCSAKKAHPNETRDAMLSGLILSVPGELGMAPGGVLDPAWSSVNHDFTGLPKVFIQVGSLEVLLVDVEQLAGRCAEANVPCTVQIWDHAIHDFQIAADLLPDARAAVADMAYFISQITNPTISKTGTP; from the coding sequence ATGAACGACTCGGTACCCATTGCCGCACCCGGCGGCACCGTCAGCGTCGAGATGGCTGGGAGTGGCTCCGCGCTACAAAGGTTTTCCCACGCGGTGGCGCGCGCTCTGCTGCGAGCACCACTGGAGCTTCTTGCCAAACTCACCATACGATTTCCATCGCTGAGGACGCGCGGATTCCGGGCCGTCAACTTCGTCGAGATGGCCGCCTACCCGTTGCGCCCGAGGAGGGGTACCGCGCGTCGCATTGTGACGTTCCCCCGCTTCCGCGCGGAATGGTTGTGGCATAAGGACCTTTCCGACCCCGAGAATCCTGTGGAGGGCGCGGTGCTGTACTTCCACGGCGGTGCCTTCATTCTTGGCGGCCTCCACAGTCACCGACGCATGACGGCACGCCTTGCGCGCACGGCGGGAACGCGACTACTCGCGGTCGACTATCGCCAGCTCCCGTTGGCACACATCACCGAGTCCGTCGCCGATGCCGTGACCGCCTACCGATATCTGCTCGACCAGGGATACACCGCCGACAAGATTGTGTTCGCGGGCGATTCGGCCGGAGGCGGACTGGCCTTCAGCGCGGCGCTCGCCGCTCGAGATCTCGGATTACCCGTACCCGGTGGCATCGCCGCCATCTCTCCCTGGGCGGACCTCGATTGTTCGGCCAAGAAGGCTCATCCGAACGAGACCCGCGACGCGATGCTATCCGGTCTCATCCTCTCGGTTCCCGGCGAACTGGGTATGGCCCCCGGCGGGGTGTTGGACCCTGCCTGGTCATCGGTGAACCACGATTTCACCGGCCTACCAAAGGTTTTCATTCAAGTGGGATCACTCGAGGTACTGCTGGTCGATGTCGAGCAATTGGCCGGCCGCTGCGCCGAGGCCAACGTGCCGTGCACGGTCCAGATCTGGGACCACGCCATACACGATTTTCAGATAGCGGCGGATCTACTGCCCGATGCTCGCGCGGCCGTTGCCGACATGGCGTACTTCATCAGCCAGATCACCAACCCGACCATCTCCAAGACAGGCACACCGTGA
- a CDS encoding SDR family NAD(P)-dependent oxidoreductase: MKTAIVTGAGSGIGRETARLFASQGNRVILADIDIDAAESAAGEIVTAGGTAIAYQLDVADEEQWETFGKWVDAEFGAPHLLVNNAGIMDWGGFVEMTAQEWQRTIDIDLMSVIYGSRVFAQQMVDAGVPGHIVNISSGAAFLPHKMIAAYGTAKAAVLMASQALRVELRRHRIGVTAICPGVINTNLIANGHRAGISEIDQEQWYASAGKIQSISYAGPDKVARVIERSVRHNWAVVPVNPESWFIYGLYRLSPSLSRVVTGIGSFELADGLMSRLQPLLNRVGQ; this comes from the coding sequence ATGAAGACCGCAATCGTGACCGGGGCCGGATCGGGCATTGGCCGAGAAACCGCACGCCTCTTCGCCTCCCAGGGAAATCGGGTAATCCTGGCTGATATCGACATCGATGCCGCCGAGTCCGCCGCAGGCGAGATCGTCACCGCAGGCGGCACCGCGATCGCGTATCAACTGGATGTCGCGGACGAGGAACAGTGGGAGACCTTCGGTAAGTGGGTCGATGCCGAATTCGGCGCTCCACACCTACTCGTCAACAACGCCGGAATCATGGACTGGGGTGGCTTTGTCGAGATGACCGCGCAGGAGTGGCAGCGCACCATTGACATCGACTTGATGAGCGTCATCTACGGCTCACGCGTATTCGCCCAACAGATGGTCGATGCCGGGGTACCCGGCCACATCGTCAACATCTCCTCGGGTGCGGCCTTCCTGCCGCACAAGATGATTGCCGCATACGGAACCGCCAAGGCAGCCGTACTCATGGCATCCCAGGCGCTACGCGTCGAACTACGTCGCCACCGCATCGGGGTCACCGCGATATGCCCGGGTGTTATCAACACGAATCTGATCGCCAATGGTCATCGCGCAGGCATCAGCGAGATCGATCAAGAACAGTGGTACGCCAGCGCCGGCAAGATCCAGTCGATCAGCTACGCAGGCCCGGACAAAGTGGCGCGCGTCATTGAGCGATCGGTACGACACAACTGGGCCGTCGTTCCGGTGAACCCCGAATCGTGGTTCATCTACGGGCTCTACCGCCTGTCACCGAGCCTCAGCCGGGTCGTCACCGGTATCGGCTCATTCGAACTGGCCGACGGCCTGATGTCTCGGCTGCAGCCCCTCCTGAATCGAGTCGGACAATGA
- a CDS encoding peroxiredoxin-like family protein, which translates to MTRVDIMANERLLDDRHHLHEFQELWADGPVALVFLRQFGSAFALRQAQSLNKYHDEITAAGGKVVFIGLGTSIQGFTFRKRSQTRSLVLVTHDQTLYRTMGLWRYRGGTIGPSNLGPWLNLMREGVYPYQRTGDPYQLGGVFVATAGGREVTWDFRAHRACEIAPAGAIAKALIGAAARNPVVT; encoded by the coding sequence ATGACTCGCGTCGACATCATGGCCAACGAGCGGCTACTCGATGACCGTCACCACCTGCATGAGTTTCAGGAGCTGTGGGCCGACGGTCCGGTGGCGTTGGTCTTCCTGCGACAGTTCGGCAGCGCTTTCGCACTCCGGCAGGCCCAGTCCCTCAACAAGTACCACGACGAGATCACCGCTGCCGGAGGGAAAGTCGTGTTCATTGGGCTGGGAACCTCCATCCAGGGGTTCACGTTCCGCAAGCGTTCCCAGACGCGGTCGCTGGTGCTGGTGACCCACGACCAGACGCTGTACCGAACGATGGGGCTCTGGCGGTATCGGGGAGGCACGATCGGACCCTCGAACCTCGGACCGTGGCTGAACCTGATGCGTGAGGGCGTATATCCGTATCAACGAACCGGCGACCCCTATCAGCTGGGCGGCGTCTTCGTCGCGACGGCGGGAGGTCGTGAGGTCACCTGGGACTTCCGGGCGCACCGCGCCTGCGAGATCGCACCGGCGGGCGCCATAGCCAAGGCCCTCATCGGGGCGGCCGCGCGAAATCCTGTCGTGACCTAG
- a CDS encoding flavin-containing monooxygenase, which yields MSTPALPQHEVLVVGAGFGGIAAGVKLRKAGIEDFVIVDKHPSVGGTWFINKYPGVAVDIPSFIYSYSFAQTGNWSRLFAPGDELQQYAEDVVDQHGLRDKLLLSTTVLGSRFDEATDIWHVQTDRGEITARHVIVGIGGLEVPNLPNIPGIDTFAGKLQHTTAWDHDYDLTGKRVAVIGTGATALQLVPAIADQVSHLTVFQRTAIWVAPKLDFKTGPLTRFIFGNRLLRAPLRGAGMVLVELGLGGALLGGQLLGERMYKAVLQSVGLALRGWMWTQLPGQPELRKKLTPTYAFGCKRPSMHNEWFSTFTKPNVDLVTEPIERITEDSVVTTDGVEHKIDVLVCATGFKVMEKGATPPFPCLGRDGVDLNTWWDENRYQAYQGVTIPGWPNAYMLIGPWAYSPGSYLVLLESTVAHAVRAISESRRRGATRCEVRREPHDKYWQQMLSRAAKSHLPTPLCAGSNTYYINYQGDAAAYRPSTNTEMRLQNRYFPFTDYEFTSVREKNSVDLATSPGSA from the coding sequence GTGAGCACACCCGCCCTCCCCCAACACGAGGTCCTCGTCGTAGGCGCCGGATTCGGCGGTATCGCCGCGGGCGTCAAGCTACGCAAGGCCGGCATCGAGGACTTCGTCATCGTCGACAAGCATCCGTCCGTGGGCGGAACCTGGTTCATCAACAAGTACCCCGGTGTCGCGGTGGATATTCCGTCCTTCATCTACAGCTACTCCTTTGCCCAAACCGGGAACTGGAGCCGCCTGTTCGCGCCGGGCGACGAGCTGCAGCAGTACGCCGAGGACGTGGTCGATCAACATGGCCTGCGCGACAAGCTGCTGCTGAGCACCACAGTGCTCGGCAGCCGGTTCGACGAGGCCACCGACATCTGGCATGTGCAGACCGACCGAGGCGAAATCACGGCACGGCACGTGATCGTCGGGATCGGGGGCCTGGAAGTGCCGAATCTCCCGAACATCCCGGGCATCGATACCTTCGCCGGCAAGCTCCAGCACACCACGGCGTGGGACCACGACTACGACCTCACCGGCAAGCGGGTGGCGGTGATCGGAACCGGCGCCACTGCGCTGCAGTTGGTACCGGCGATCGCCGATCAGGTCAGTCACTTGACGGTGTTCCAGCGCACCGCGATATGGGTCGCACCCAAGCTCGACTTCAAGACCGGCCCCCTCACCCGCTTCATCTTCGGTAACCGCCTGCTGCGCGCGCCCCTGCGCGGTGCCGGCATGGTGCTCGTCGAGCTCGGGCTCGGCGGTGCGCTGCTGGGCGGGCAGCTGTTGGGGGAACGCATGTACAAGGCGGTGTTGCAGAGCGTTGGTCTGGCGCTGCGGGGATGGATGTGGACACAGCTCCCCGGACAACCCGAACTACGTAAGAAGCTCACCCCGACCTATGCCTTTGGCTGCAAACGGCCGTCGATGCACAACGAGTGGTTCTCGACGTTCACCAAGCCCAATGTCGATCTGGTGACCGAACCCATCGAACGCATCACGGAGGACTCCGTCGTCACCACCGATGGCGTCGAGCACAAGATCGATGTCCTGGTGTGTGCCACCGGATTCAAGGTCATGGAAAAGGGTGCCACACCACCGTTCCCCTGCCTGGGACGCGATGGCGTCGACCTGAACACCTGGTGGGATGAGAATCGCTATCAGGCCTACCAGGGGGTGACCATTCCGGGTTGGCCCAACGCCTATATGCTGATCGGCCCGTGGGCGTACTCACCCGGATCATATCTAGTGCTGCTGGAATCAACTGTGGCACATGCTGTTCGGGCAATATCGGAGTCCCGGCGGCGCGGAGCAACACGGTGTGAGGTTCGTCGGGAGCCACACGACAAATACTGGCAACAGATGCTGTCGCGTGCCGCGAAGAGTCACCTACCCACACCGCTGTGCGCCGGCTCGAACACCTACTACATCAACTATCAGGGTGATGCCGCCGCGTACCGTCCATCCACCAATACCGAGATGCGCTTGCAGAACCGATATTTCCCATTCACCGACTACGAGTTCACCAGCGTTAGGGAGAAGAACTCAGTCGATCTCGCCACGTCTCCAGGGTCTGCATGA